From the genome of Spodoptera frugiperda isolate SF20-4 chromosome 7, AGI-APGP_CSIRO_Sfru_2.0, whole genome shotgun sequence:
aaaaaaagtatataaaggTACTAAATTGTCCCAACTACTCTTTACCCTCtccttaaaaagaaaattgaaatataattatagtaaatactagcttttgcccgcgacttcgttcgcgtggaatagtgacttccggcaaatttttggttttaaccacatagttcccgatctcgcgggatctcttcaaaaatgagatgtggaagatattccagggaactcttcaaaaatcaacataatgagctctgcgtttgaatttaatagatgtatactcacttagggcattgaaaaaatagtttaaaaacggacttaaactaaagaaatattataatctttccgaacttaagatgaaaactaacttaaaactttagaattaaagaaagctacgaattacgaatttataacaattaaaaaagaaattatattacaacctatcctcaatgctataataaccaaacttaaactaaataatttaaaagaaacgacttaaatctaattaatttataaattagacttacaattttattaaacaaactaactacagtaactactaataatcgatatcaaactaaacctacgttaaataatttaaccagaaaaccaggaaaacccaacaaataaactttttaatagacaaatacaacgttatttagaatatacgaaacagcaggaccactacagacaaacaatcatacgactgataatacactttttccacgacagtaccgaagcgctcggccgatacccaaccaaatgaatgtaacgaaaccatagcgcgatctatttcgatcccaacgccatctatcgaggataaagacaactcggattatttatctatactccgttcgggcattttctttgttctaaaagttttattatattgatattatttttttcatacctttttactatttatttactttttttcgatgaattaaaacaataacatgaaccgaagtcgtgtaacgatcgacatagaattatctatactcccgttttctttgtactattatattatatttttcattgctttttacgatgaattgaaacaataacatgaactgaacaattgagagtataggaacagcccgacattgttggcgctgtatgtccggaataaatttattttttatttttattttttgaaataaaaactatcctatgtcctttctcaAGTTCCAAACTatgtctgtaccaaatttcaaccaaatccgtcaaatattATGCCGTatgtataagcatagaatagtgttcgacgtgattctttaatttgacataacttttttatttatgaaccgattgacatgaaacaaacactaaaacataactgaagcataccacaatatattcgtaaaaccgcatccaactcggatcagccgtttcggagattagcgtgcacagacaaacagacaaaaaaaagttaattacatttttgggttcgacatcgacataacaataacccctgctatttttcttatttttattttcaatgtacagacagcacttttctacaattttattatatgtatagatagatagatatagatatagattatttatttcattcttgACCTTGAGCTTGTTTACTTTAAGCAGTTGAATAATATATGCGACCAATGCACGCTACGTGGATCTCAAATAAAATCTAACTgcaaacgacagcgcgttcggcgttctgattggttggtttattcgagctggccaatcagagcgccaaacgctctctcgtttcgattactttaaacgtaaagaaaacttatACTATGGGTACAAATCTtatggaaaattttaatttctgtGTTGATATAATGTGGGGTATGGTAAggatacgttttttttaattgtaactaAAGCCACTAAAGCTTTATTTTCAAGGTCATTGAGCTTcattatagaaagaaagaaagaaagaagtcttttttttattgagtagatggcaaacgagcagacgacacacctgatggtaagcgattagcgtcgcccatggaaacccgtaacaccagaggagtcacaggtgcgtttcCGGCCGTTtgaaaaggagtatgctcttttcttatTTAAGTGGTTCACCTAAGTAATAAACGTGTTCCACTCATGATTGACATGAACATAATTTTGACCTTTATACTGCTGGTGTCTACGGTCAGGAGGTGCCTGAACCTTTCGTGTTTTAAGCAGTGCATACATTTGTTTACCTGTGGTTGAACTAATTTCATACGATGCAATTTACTTGGGCTGTGTTGTGGTTGGTGGTTTTATCTGTATTCTGTTTTAATACATATCTTCGTGTTTGTGGCGAGTGTTGTGTTGaccacatttttttatagtattaagtttgtttttataagtaaaGACTTcattcatatgtatgtgaacttgtatgtttgtaaacgcacacacgacacagcaGAAAATCCTAGAAAGGGGCAAcggtttctttttaaaatactagtttttgGATGTTAGACAATTTTTACTTTCTGTTTTTCCAGTCTTCCATagttgttaattaaatttattatttaaaatttaaaagcaaATATTGTACATTTTTCGATTGACAATACACACATAAGCTACGAAAGTAAATCTATTAAAGTAGGCGTTATTGTCACAGTACTACGTGTATATGAACAACAAACACTTACTTCACGGCGTCTGTGCAGCAAGTTGTTCCCCCTGTAGTCTCTATGGATGATGGCAAGTTTGGAGTTCACGGgctttaaaatatcaaaatacgtAGTCTTCAAAGACTCATCCATAAACTTGACAAAGGCTTCCTTGTGCTCGGGGCTGACCACTTTCACTGCAGAAGGTACTGCTTGTCGGATCATGGTTTCCATGATTTCCTCGGGCCAGTCTAAGCTTATATTTTTCATGGCTTTCTCAAACTCTTCTGGATGTTTTTTTGCAAACGCGAAGGATAGTGCGTGCATCTTAGCAAGTTCCCTGACGGCGGCGGCAGCATACGGCCAGTCTATGGAGTGGAACCTGTCGTGGGGCCCGTAGCCCTGCGGCAGCAAGTTCTCCAGGACCATTATCTCCTTGTACAAGGTCGCGTCAAGTCCGTAGAATTTGCAGAAGACCAGTCTGTCTTCTTCTGGCACTCCACTTTCCTTCTCTATAGTTTCGAACCACTTCGCCAGTTCCGTGTACGTGTATTGCTCAAGGAGAAATACATTGGGGACCATGCTACGCATACTTTCACTAATCACTGCGACTTTAGCGAACAAATGCAGATCTTCCTTGCCTGCCTCTCTCACGACTGCCGTGTACAGTTTAGATGTGTAGTTTGCTCCTCCGCTTGATATTTCTTCTATCGTGATCTCAGGGTTCACATATTTGTGTTCCCTGGCGATTTTGTTTAGATATTCACGTAACCGTTGTGTGTCCGCCATCGTGCGATGTGATCGAACGTCAAAACATGCACTGTTCAATTATAACTGAGTAGCTCATATATAGGCAGAAGTTCATTTCCTTATCATCATTATAATAAGATTGTGGCAGACCGAGTACTACTAACGctagataattaaatatttatcagttTGCCTACTCGTTCCGGTTTAGCCGAGACCATGTGGGTATTTATCGTTGATCGTTATCGTCATCCATATcgttcgactgcacggttggtgcggtagctggccaactggctgccgcgcaacgggtagcgggttcgattcccgcaaggagcaactctttgtgtgagccacagattgttgtttcgggtctgggtgtcatgtgcatgtaaacttgtatgtttgtaaacgctcccacgacacgtgagaaaatcctaatgtggggcaacgtttttttaaaaagaaaaagaaaagaaaagttcGAATGGAATCTtaacatatttacaatttttgctgaataagaaacataaaataagaaAGAGAATATAGTAACACTTACCTCTCGACGTCTGTGCAACAAATTGTTTCCCCTGTAGTCTCTGTGTATGATCACAGTTCTGGATCCGACGGGGCCTGTCATTTCCTCCAACGTCAGCTCCAGCGTCTTATCCAGGAACCTGGCGAGTGCATCCTTGTGTTCAGGGCTTACAACGTTCAGTGCAGTATCAACATTCCGTTGCATAGTAGACTTCATGACATCGTTATCCCAAACCgatgttaatattttaacagttttttcaAACTCTTCAGGGTATTTTTTTGCAAACGCAAAGGATAGTGCGTGCATCTTAGCAAGATCTCTGACAGCGGCAACAGCATACGGCCAGTCTATGGAGTGGAACCTGTCGTGGGGCCCGTAGCCCTGCGGCAGCAAGTTCTCCAGCACCAGTATCTCCCTGTATAGGCTGGGATCGAACCCGTAGAACTTGCAGAATAGCAGTCTGTCTTCTTCCTTTACTCCACTCTCCTGCTCCATCCTCTCGTACCACTTTGCTAGTGTCGTGTACATGTATTGTTCAGTGGTATACATATTTGGCAATACCTCACGCATGCTTTCTCCAAGTACTGCGACTTTAGCGAACAGATGCAGATCCTCCTTGCCTGCCTCTCTCACGACCGCCGTGTACAGTTTAGATGTGTAGTTTGCACCTCCGCTTGATATTTCTTCTATCGTGATCTCAGGGTTCACATATTTCTGTTCCCTGGCGATTTTGTTCAGGTAATTTTGCAACGATTCTTCTATGTGTGCCATCGTGTGGTGTGGTCTGACTCCAAGTATATTCtgcttaatttgttttaaaatgtgttgTATTTATAGGCGAAGTTAATTTTCTTATCACTATTTTGCCACAGTGTAAGAGAGGTATCGgattagataatttaattatctgTCTTACACTGTATTTGTTAAAATGTAACTGCTCACTTGCAATTTGAGATTCCTCTTATATTGGAAATAGTGAAAAACAAAATAGCCTATTCTCGTTTGTAGTCACATTTCTTGGTTCAATTCCCTGGTAAGGCGAACTATTGTTTTCGGGAGTGTCAGTAATTAGGCATAAGCATATACATAAGGAAAACTACTCATGCATCATGGGCTGCTCGTAGCTTTTATGAGCAGAAAACTGCATTTCTCATAAGTAGAAATTCAGAAATATTTCACAACATTAATTCTAAATGAGATTATAAAAGGAAATTCCCGACCTATTGTATTGTAGTGTCACGATGTTACAGCACAATTCTTAATATTTGTGAAGGTAATCAGGGATATAAATTAATGTCTATTT
Proteins encoded in this window:
- the LOC118265721 gene encoding uncharacterized protein LOC118265721 isoform X1 translates to MAHIEESLQNYLNKIAREQKYVNPEITIEEISSGGANYTSKLYTAVVREAGKEDLHLFAKVAVLGESMREVLPNMYTTEQYMYTTLAKWYERMEQESGVKEEDRLLFCKFYGFDPSLYREILVLENLLPQGYGPHDRFHSIDWPYAVAAVRDLAKMHALSFAFAKKYPEEFEKTVKILTSVWDNDVMKSTMQRNVDTALNVVSPEHKDALARFLDKTLELTLEEMTGPVGSRTVIIHRDYRGNNLLHRRREDGTVDIKIVDLQTLQGGSPVTDLIYFIFTGSDEKFRAQYFDKLLDHYYTELSAAMKRLQLNPDEVFSRADFDYEMKEKLPFGLTLAVFTLPVVTVEMENAPQVDESLDISKFNVEKTSDLYAERLNGVVNDYVKWGILK
- the LOC118265721 gene encoding uncharacterized protein LOC118265721 isoform X4; this translates as MADTQRLREYLNKIAREHKYVNPEITIEEISSGGANYTSKLYTAVVREAGKEDLHLFAKVAVISESMRSMVPNVFLLEQYTYTELAKWFETIEKESGVPEEDRLVFCKFYGLDATLYKEIMVLENLLPQGYGPHDRFHSIDWPYAAAAVRELAKMHALSFAFAKKHPEEFEKAMKNISLDWPEEIMETMIRQAVPSAVKVVSPEHKEAFVKFMDESLKTTYFDILKPVNSKLAIIHRDYRGNNLLHRRREDGTVDIKIVDLQTLQGGSPVTDLIYFIFTGSDEKFRAQYFDKLLDHYYTELSAAMKRLQLNPDEVFSRADFDYEMKEKLPFGLTLAVFTLPVVTVEMENAPQVDESLDISKFNVEKTSDLYAERLNGVVNDYVKWGILK
- the LOC118265721 gene encoding uncharacterized protein LOC118265721 isoform X3, with translation MAHIEESLQNYLNKIAREQKYVNPEITIEEISSGGANYTSKLYTAVVREAGKEDLHLFAKVAVLGESMREVLPNMYTTEQYMYTTLAKWYERMEQESGVKEEDRLLFCKFYGFDPSLYREILVLENLLPQGYGPHDRFHSIDWPYAAAAVRELAKMHALSFAFAKKHPEEFEKAMKNISLDWPEEIMETMIRQAVPSAVKVVSPEHKEAFVKFMDESLKTTYFDILKPVNSKLAIIHRDYRGNNLLHRRREDGTVDIKIVDLQTLQGGSPVTDLIYFIFTGSDEKFRAQYFDKLLDHYYTELSAAMKRLQLNPDEVFSRADFDYEMKEKLPFGLTLAVFTLPVVTVEMENAPQVDESLDISKFNVEKTSDLYAERLNGVVNDYVKWGILK